In Urechidicola croceus, a single window of DNA contains:
- a CDS encoding cold-shock protein translates to MSNGTVKFFNDAKGFGFITEDGSNKEHFVHISGLIDEIREGDKVEFDLQEGKKGLNAVNVKVI, encoded by the coding sequence ATGAGTAACGGTACAGTAAAATTTTTTAATGATGCCAAAGGATTTGGATTCATCACTGAAGATGGTTCAAACAAAGAACACTTTGTTCACATTTCTGGATTAATCGACGAAATTCGCGAAGGTGATAAAGTTGAATTTGATTTACAAGAAGGAAAAAAAGGATTAAACGCGGTAAATGTAAAAGTAATTTAA
- a CDS encoding cold-shock protein has translation MSQGTVKFFNDAKGFGFITEEGSNKEHFVHISGLIDEIREGDNVEFELQEGRKGLNAVNVKVI, from the coding sequence ATGAGTCAAGGAACAGTTAAATTTTTCAATGATGCTAAAGGATTTGGTTTTATCACTGAAGAAGGTTCAAACAAAGAACATTTTGTTCACATTTCTGGATTAATCGACGAAATTCGCGAAGGTGATAACGTTGAATTTGAATTACAGGAAGGTAGAAAAGGATTAAACGCAGTAAATGTAAAAGTAATTTAA
- a CDS encoding DUF1501 domain-containing protein has product MLRRNFLNITCTITGGALMVPEFLWAFGTQNKIRFEEESLIFIQLNGGNDGLNTYIPFNDPLYQYNRPSICISKDDVIGANKNMAFHPSLKNFFDIQQDGNLSIIQNVGYSNPTRSHFKSQEIWQTAVNSNMGLNNGWLGRYLDAEFRDHNPIAGINISRVDHPVFKSEFSNSASVQNPKFYKKDEMIIDKVKLSSNPQLDFVRKIATATVESSKAIQKAISNSKEEIIYPKTNFASKLSWIARLIKGNLNSKIYYTSLGGFDTHKNQLNEHSKKLTILNDGVYSFYKDLKEAKLLQNVTIVIFSEFGRRVKDNGNGTDHGKAAPMFIIGGNNNGSIIGNNPDLANLDDGDLKYNIDFRSVYATLLRQKLHFNPRKIGIKLPVIEGIF; this is encoded by the coding sequence ATGCTGAGAAGAAATTTTTTAAATATAACTTGTACAATTACTGGTGGTGCATTAATGGTTCCAGAATTTTTATGGGCATTTGGAACGCAAAACAAAATTCGTTTTGAGGAAGAATCATTAATATTCATACAATTAAATGGTGGAAATGATGGTCTTAACACATATATTCCATTTAATGACCCATTATATCAATATAATAGACCATCAATTTGTATTTCCAAAGACGATGTTATAGGTGCTAATAAGAATATGGCATTTCATCCTTCATTAAAAAATTTTTTCGATATACAACAAGATGGTAATTTATCTATTATTCAAAATGTTGGTTATTCAAATCCAACTAGATCTCACTTCAAAAGCCAAGAAATATGGCAAACAGCTGTAAATTCTAATATGGGACTAAATAATGGATGGCTAGGTAGGTATTTAGATGCTGAATTTAGAGATCACAACCCAATAGCTGGAATTAATATAAGTCGTGTTGATCATCCTGTATTCAAAAGTGAATTTTCAAATTCGGCAAGTGTTCAAAATCCAAAGTTTTATAAAAAAGACGAAATGATAATAGATAAAGTTAAACTATCTAGTAATCCTCAATTAGATTTTGTTAGAAAAATTGCTACTGCAACAGTTGAAAGTTCAAAAGCTATTCAAAAAGCAATATCCAATTCAAAAGAAGAAATAATATACCCAAAAACAAATTTTGCATCAAAATTATCATGGATTGCAAGGCTTATAAAAGGAAATTTAAATAGTAAAATTTATTACACTTCACTTGGCGGCTTTGACACCCATAAAAATCAACTTAATGAGCATAGTAAAAAGTTAACAATTTTAAATGATGGTGTGTATAGTTTTTATAAAGATCTTAAAGAAGCAAAACTCTTGCAAAATGTAACAATAGTTATTTTTTCAGAGTTTGGTAGAAGAGTAAAAGACAACGGTAATGGCACAGATCATGGAAAAGCAGCTCCAATGTTTATTATTGGGGGTAACAATAATGGTTCTATTATTGGAAATAATCCTGATTTAGCAAATTTAGATGATGGAGATTTAAAATATAACATTGACTTTAGAAGTGTATATGCAACATTATTGAGACAAAAACTACACTTCAACCCAAGAAAAATTGGCATTAAACTACCTGTTATTGAAGGTATTTTCTAA
- a CDS encoding DUF1800 family protein: MNNYSLWSLRLGYTNNQAHKIESLGIENFVKKSIDEKFSSDIPPFLKNSPKNIKEFKNQKKYNKAEELIKIQKWWIDKMRTENYPLREKMVCFLHNHFVASSNKVTINRWIFEHNSILRTNAFGNLKDLCKKILKCNATLDYLDNNTNRKNNLNENLSRELLELFTLGLNNYTEKDVQSGAKALAGLSFGDIYGVYNHKYECNEKINYLNHTGVFKLDDLIDIIFKHPKCPYLFTKKILNWFIYDNPTEELIIYYGNYLKYVNFELRPFLIKLFTEEFNKETAGSKIKDPLLYAIQLLDELKLSNSDSKFIVNFIKNQGMPLLMHKSVKGWKGGKEWLSTQILFNRNKIANQLCKGENNTLYKINLNQTNIKINERIPNIKRKPNCNYSCIKTELCDKLIFSIDENLQKNIDQIIKHDFDPKAKNSDRTILRLFNYLVTTPEYQLL; this comes from the coding sequence ATGAATAATTACTCACTTTGGTCACTTCGATTAGGCTACACCAATAATCAAGCTCATAAAATTGAATCTTTAGGAATTGAAAATTTCGTAAAGAAATCAATAGATGAAAAATTCTCTTCAGATATTCCGCCGTTTCTAAAAAACTCTCCAAAAAACATTAAAGAATTTAAAAATCAAAAAAAATACAATAAAGCTGAAGAATTAATTAAAATACAAAAATGGTGGATTGATAAAATGAGAACTGAAAACTATCCTTTAAGAGAAAAGATGGTTTGTTTTTTACACAATCATTTTGTTGCCTCTTCAAATAAAGTAACAATTAATAGGTGGATTTTTGAACACAATTCAATATTGAGAACAAATGCATTTGGAAATTTAAAAGATTTATGTAAAAAAATATTGAAATGCAATGCAACACTAGACTATTTAGATAATAATACGAATAGAAAAAATAATCTTAATGAAAATTTAAGTAGAGAACTTTTAGAACTTTTTACACTTGGACTAAATAATTACACTGAAAAAGACGTTCAAAGTGGTGCTAAAGCACTAGCGGGCTTATCTTTTGGAGATATATATGGTGTATACAATCATAAATATGAATGTAATGAAAAAATAAATTACCTAAACCATACTGGTGTATTTAAACTTGATGATTTAATTGATATTATATTCAAACACCCAAAGTGTCCTTACCTTTTTACTAAAAAAATATTAAATTGGTTTATATATGATAATCCAACAGAAGAATTAATAATATACTATGGTAATTATTTGAAATATGTAAATTTTGAATTAAGGCCGTTTTTAATCAAATTATTTACAGAAGAATTTAATAAAGAAACTGCAGGAAGCAAAATAAAGGATCCTTTATTATATGCGATTCAATTATTAGATGAATTAAAATTATCAAATTCTGATTCAAAATTTATCGTTAATTTCATTAAAAATCAAGGAATGCCATTATTAATGCACAAATCTGTTAAAGGTTGGAAAGGAGGAAAAGAATGGTTATCGACCCAAATATTATTTAATAGAAATAAGATTGCAAATCAACTATGTAAAGGTGAAAATAATACTCTCTATAAAATAAATTTAAACCAAACTAATATTAAGATAAATGAGCGTATTCCTAACATTAAAAGAAAACCTAATTGTAACTATAGCTGTATAAAAACTGAACTATGCGATAAATTAATTTTTTCAATTGATGAAAATTTGCAAAAAAACATAGATCAAATAATAAAACATGACTTTGATCCAAAAGCAAAAAATTCTGATAGAACAATTTTGCGATTATTTAATTACTTAGTAACTACCCCAGAATATCAACTATTATAA
- a CDS encoding peptide chain release factor 3 — protein sequence MSFLKELQRRRTFGIISHPDAGKTTLTEKLLLFGGAIQEAGAVKNNKIKKGATSDFMEIERQRGISVATSVLAFIYKDKKINILDTPGHKDFAEDTFRTLTAVDSVIVVIDVAKGVEEQTEKLVQVCRMRKIPIIVFINKLDREGKDAFDLLDEVEQKLGLRVTPLSFPIGMGYDFKGIYNIWEKKLNIFSADKKQTVSKGIEFSDLEDPELDKVIGEKSANTLREELELIYEVYPSFDKSEYLKGDLQPVFFGSALNNFGVKELLDCFTEIAPTPQPKKAEERLVDSKENKLTGFVFKIHANMDPKHRDRLAFVKIVSGTFKRNAPYLHVRNNKKLKFSSPNAFFAEKKEIVEESFPGDIVGLHDTGNFKIGDTLTEGEILNFKGIPSFSPEHFRYVNNADPMKSKQLQKGLEQLMDEGVAQLFTLELNGRKIIGTVGALQYEVIQYRLEHEYGAKCSYENLPMHKVCWVQPENSKNEEFKEFKRVKQRYLAKDKQGQLVFLADSAFTIQMTQSKYPSVKLHFTSEFE from the coding sequence ATGTCTTTTTTAAAAGAATTACAACGCAGACGAACTTTTGGTATTATTTCTCATCCAGATGCTGGTAAAACAACACTTACAGAAAAATTACTATTATTTGGTGGTGCTATTCAAGAAGCTGGAGCTGTAAAAAATAACAAAATTAAAAAAGGTGCAACTTCCGATTTTATGGAAATTGAACGTCAGCGTGGAATTTCTGTGGCTACATCAGTACTTGCTTTCATTTATAAAGACAAAAAAATAAATATTCTTGATACTCCTGGGCATAAGGATTTTGCAGAAGATACTTTTAGAACCTTAACTGCAGTTGATAGTGTTATTGTTGTTATTGATGTTGCCAAAGGTGTTGAGGAACAAACTGAAAAATTAGTTCAAGTTTGTAGAATGCGAAAAATTCCAATTATTGTATTTATCAATAAATTAGATCGTGAAGGAAAAGATGCTTTTGATTTATTAGATGAAGTAGAACAAAAACTAGGACTTAGAGTTACTCCATTAAGTTTTCCTATTGGAATGGGATATGATTTTAAAGGAATTTATAATATTTGGGAAAAAAAATTAAATATTTTTTCTGCAGATAAAAAGCAAACTGTTTCAAAAGGTATTGAATTTAGTGATTTAGAAGATCCTGAATTAGATAAAGTCATTGGTGAAAAATCAGCAAATACATTAAGAGAAGAACTTGAATTAATTTATGAAGTATATCCTTCGTTTGACAAAAGCGAATATCTAAAAGGTGATTTACAACCCGTATTTTTTGGTTCAGCTTTAAATAATTTTGGTGTAAAAGAATTACTAGATTGTTTTACTGAAATTGCCCCTACTCCACAACCGAAAAAAGCAGAAGAAAGGTTAGTTGATTCTAAGGAAAATAAATTAACTGGGTTTGTATTTAAGATTCATGCAAATATGGATCCAAAACATAGAGATAGATTGGCCTTCGTTAAAATAGTTTCTGGAACATTTAAACGTAATGCACCATATTTACACGTAAGAAATAATAAAAAACTAAAATTTTCAAGCCCAAATGCTTTTTTTGCAGAGAAAAAAGAAATTGTTGAAGAATCGTTCCCAGGAGATATTGTTGGATTGCACGATACTGGAAATTTTAAAATTGGAGATACTTTAACAGAAGGAGAAATATTAAACTTTAAGGGTATCCCGAGTTTTTCTCCTGAGCATTTTAGATATGTAAATAATGCTGATCCGATGAAATCTAAACAATTACAAAAAGGTTTAGAGCAATTAATGGATGAAGGTGTTGCTCAGTTATTTACACTTGAATTAAATGGACGCAAAATTATTGGTACAGTTGGAGCACTTCAATATGAAGTAATTCAATATAGATTAGAACACGAATATGGTGCAAAATGTAGTTATGAAAATCTTCCGATGCACAAAGTTTGTTGGGTACAACCTGAAAACTCAAAAAATGAAGAGTTCAAGGAGTTTAAGAGAGTAAAACAACGGTATTTAGCCAAAGATAAACAAGGACAATTGGTATTTCTTGCAGATTCTGCTTTTACAATTCAAATGACGCAAAGTAAATACCCAAGTGTAAAATTACATTTTACAAGTGAGTTTGAGTAA
- a CDS encoding M15 family metallopeptidase, with product MPENFVYVEDQIPSIIIDLRYCSENNFVGEIIDGYEAETVILTQQATKALKDVQEKLLKDSLSLKIFDAYRPQRAVNHFRRWARDINDTLMKEQFYPSIDKRDLFKLQYIATKSRHSSGSTIDVTVVDLKTNQELDMGTSYDYFGEESGVKYNNITDEQIANRKFLQTIMLANGFRNYPQEWWHFTLRGEPFRDQYFDFVIK from the coding sequence TTGCCAGAAAACTTTGTTTACGTTGAAGATCAAATTCCAAGTATTATAATAGATTTAAGGTATTGTTCAGAAAATAATTTTGTTGGAGAAATTATTGATGGTTATGAGGCTGAAACAGTAATATTAACTCAACAGGCCACAAAGGCTTTAAAAGATGTTCAAGAAAAATTATTAAAAGATAGTTTGTCACTTAAAATTTTTGATGCGTATAGACCGCAGAGGGCTGTTAATCATTTTCGAAGATGGGCTAGAGATATAAATGACACATTAATGAAAGAACAATTTTACCCATCAATAGATAAAAGAGATTTATTTAAATTGCAATATATTGCTACTAAATCTAGGCATAGTAGTGGTAGTACAATTGATGTAACTGTTGTTGATTTGAAAACAAATCAAGAATTGGATATGGGAACTTCATATGATTATTTTGGAGAAGAATCAGGTGTGAAATATAATAACATTACAGACGAACAAATAGCCAATAGAAAGTTTTTACAAACTATAATGTTGGCAAATGGTTTTAGAAATTATCCTCAAGAATGGTGGCATTTTACCTTAAGAGGAGAACCATTTAGAGACCAATATTTTGATTTTGTTATTAAGTAA
- a CDS encoding uracil-DNA glycosylase, which yields MNVIITESWKRILKDEFSKPYFLELLNFVEKEYEENSCYPPVNQIFSAFDHCSFEDLKVVIIGQDPYHGKGQANGLCFSVNDGIAHPPSLVNIFKELESDLVKPIPKSGNLERWADQGVLLLNATLTVRESSPGSHQKRGWEEFTDKVIKLISDKKENVVFLLWGGYAKKKGRNIDKLKHFVLESGHPSPLSANRGYWFGNKHFSKTNEILSKINIGIIEW from the coding sequence ATGAATGTAATCATAACCGAAAGTTGGAAGCGAATATTGAAGGATGAGTTTAGCAAACCTTATTTTTTGGAGTTGTTAAATTTTGTTGAGAAGGAATATGAAGAAAATAGCTGCTATCCTCCAGTAAATCAAATTTTTTCGGCGTTTGATCATTGTTCATTTGAGGATTTAAAAGTTGTTATAATTGGTCAAGATCCGTATCATGGAAAAGGGCAGGCAAATGGTTTATGTTTTTCAGTGAACGACGGAATTGCGCATCCACCTTCGTTGGTCAATATCTTTAAAGAATTAGAGTCAGATTTAGTAAAACCTATTCCAAAAAGCGGAAATTTAGAACGTTGGGCAGATCAAGGAGTTTTATTGCTAAATGCAACTTTGACAGTAAGAGAATCAAGCCCTGGAAGCCATCAAAAAAGAGGTTGGGAAGAATTTACAGATAAAGTAATTAAATTAATTTCTGATAAAAAAGAAAATGTGGTATTCTTACTTTGGGGTGGGTATGCTAAGAAAAAAGGTCGAAATATTGATAAATTGAAACATTTCGTTTTAGAATCTGGTCATCCATCTCCTTTGAGTGCTAATAGAGGGTATTGGTTTGGTAATAAACATTTCAGTAAAACAAATGAAATTTTGAGTAAAATAAATATTGGTATAATAGAATGGTAA
- a CDS encoding peptidylprolyl isomerase yields MKNLKLLLLLSFTSLIISCDNKPKKTPIQKLEKTEIKKAEIIEKRWDSLNQNNVEDFFTEYAKNNKETMVRIKTKFGDIKIKLYNDTPIHRANFVFLTKINYFDTTVFYRIAKDFVIQGGNSDNLETSKQRYEYGNYLLPQEFRSNRKHKYGAVAAARDYDNNPDKDSSPFEFYIIQSKRGGHHLNNEHTVFGEVISGFSTIDKIAQLETGPDEWPKEDVYMKVEIIN; encoded by the coding sequence ATGAAAAATTTGAAATTACTACTTCTTTTATCCTTTACTTCTTTAATTATTAGTTGTGATAACAAACCAAAAAAAACACCTATTCAAAAATTAGAGAAAACTGAAATAAAAAAAGCAGAAATTATTGAAAAAAGATGGGATAGTTTAAATCAAAATAATGTAGAAGATTTTTTTACAGAATATGCCAAAAACAATAAGGAAACTATGGTTCGTATCAAAACAAAATTTGGTGATATAAAAATTAAACTTTATAACGATACTCCAATTCACAGAGCTAATTTTGTTTTTCTAACCAAAATTAATTATTTTGATACAACTGTATTTTATAGAATCGCAAAAGATTTTGTTATTCAAGGAGGAAATTCAGACAATTTAGAAACTTCAAAACAACGATACGAATATGGTAACTATCTATTGCCTCAAGAGTTTCGATCAAATAGAAAACATAAATATGGTGCAGTTGCTGCAGCAAGAGATTATGATAACAATCCAGACAAAGATTCAAGTCCATTTGAATTTTATATCATTCAAAGTAAAAGAGGTGGGCATCATTTAAATAATGAACATACTGTATTTGGCGAAGTAATTTCAGGTTTTTCAACAATTGATAAAATTGCGCAATTAGAGACAGGTCCTGACGAATGGCCAAAAGAAGATGTGTATATGAAAGTTGAAATAATAAATTGA